The Arachis hypogaea cultivar Tifrunner chromosome 14, arahy.Tifrunner.gnm2.J5K5, whole genome shotgun sequence genome has a segment encoding these proteins:
- the LOC112798073 gene encoding aspartic proteinase 36-like, with protein MMTSVVMLLLLMMMMVFSISAVAATHGGVFSVKYKYAGQQRSLSDLKAHDYRRQLSLLAGVDLPLGGSGRPDAVGLYYAKIGIGTPSKDYYLQVDTGSDIMWVNCIQCKECPSRSNLGMDLTLYDINESSSGKLVPCDQEFCKEVNGGLLSGCTANVSCPYLEIYGDGSSTAGYFVKDVLLYDQVSGDLETASANGSVIFGCGARQSGDLSSSNEEALDGILGFGKANSSLISQLASSGKVKKMFAHCLNGVNGGGIFAIGHVVQPKVNVTRLLPDQPHYSVNMTGVQVGHTFLSLSTDASQQGDKKGTIIDSGTTLAYLPEAIYEPLVSKIITQQPDLKVQTLHDEYTCFQYTGSVDDGFPLVTFYFENGLSLKVYPHDYLFASDNFWCIGWQNSGTQSRDNKNMTLLGDLVLSNKLVFYNLESQVIGWTEYNCSSTIKVRDERTGTVHLVGSHYISSACTLTTNRVMMTLFLIALLHKLIH; from the exons ATGATGACGAGTGTggtgatgttgttgttgttgatgatgatgatggtgtttTCGATTTCAGCTGTTGCTGCCACCCACGGCGGCGTCTTCAGCGTTAAGTACAAGTACGCCGGCCAGCAACGTTCCCTCTCCGACCTCAAGGCTCATGACTACCGCCGCCAGCTCTCCCTCCTTGCCGGCGTTGACCTTCCGTTGGGCGGCTCAGGCCGCCCTGATGCCGTCGG GCTTTATTATGCCAAAATTGGGATTGGGACTCCTTCAAAGGACTATTATTTGCAGGTTGATACTGGGAGTGATATTATGTGGGTTAATTGTATACAGTGCAAAGAATGTCCCAGCAGAAGTAACCTTGGC ATGGACCTTACACTCTACGACATCAACGAATCCTCCTCTGGTAAACTAGTTCCTTGTGATCAAGAGTTTTGCAAAGAGGTAAATGGGGGTCTTCTGTCTGGATGCACTGCTAACGTGTCATGTCCATATCTGGAGATATATGGTGATGGCAGCTCCACTGCAGGTTACTTCGTGAAGGATGTTCTCTTATATGATCAAGTGTCTGGAGACCTTGAAACGGCTTCAGCTAATGGAAGTGTTATATTTGG GTGTGGTGCTAGACAGTCTGGAGATCTAAGCTCATCAAATGAAGAAGCACTTGATGGAATACTTGGATTTGGAAAAGCTAATTCTTCATTGATTTCACAACTTGCTTCTTCTGGCAAAGTGAAAAAGATGTTTGCTCATTGTTTAAATGGAGTAAATGGAGGTGGTATTTTTGCTATTGGGCATGTTGTGCAGCCTAAAGTGAACGTGACTCGATTATTACCAGACCA GCCTCATTATAGTGTCAATATGACGGGGGTTCAAGTTGGCCATACTTTTCTTAGTCTATCAACAGATGCATCTCAACAAGGGGACAAAAAAGGGACAATAATTGACAGTGGCACAACCTTGGCCTATCTACCTGAAGCAATTTATGAGCCACTAGTGTCTAAG ATAATTACTCAACAACCTGACTTAAAAGTCCAGACTCTCCATGACGAGTATACATGCTTTCAGTACACTGGAAG TGTTGATGATGGATTTCCACTTGTCACTTTCTATTTTGAAAATGGACTCTCCTTGAAGGTTTATCCGCATGATTATCTATTTGCTTCT GATAACTTCTGGTGCATTGGTTGGCAAAATAGTGGGACTCAGTCCAGAGATAACAAGAATATGACTTTACTGGGtg ATTTGGTGCTTTCAAATAAACTTGTCTTTTATAACCTTGAAAGTCAAGTTATTGGATGGACCGAGTACAACT GTTCTTCAACCATTAAAGTGAGGGACGAGCGAACTGGCACAGTTCATTTAGTTGGTTCCCACTATATATCTTCTGCTTGCACTTTAACTACCAATCGGGTGATGATGACCTTGTTTCTAATTGCACTTCTTCACAAGTTGATTCATTGA